A DNA window from Brassica napus cultivar Da-Ae chromosome C1, Da-Ae, whole genome shotgun sequence contains the following coding sequences:
- the LOC111201807 gene encoding uncharacterized protein LOC111201807, which produces MKNQVIPIFDGEKYDFWSIKMTTILKTMKLWSVVEEGVASPPAQVEETPETARERSLREDAMMNDTLALQILETTVSDHIFSQIAAVSTSKEAWDALKEEYEGSPQVHLIKLQTLRMEYENLKMYENEDIKVFTDKIVELAHEARLAAREESTSEGAFDARVKHENSGVTSDNSKRRGGKKWCGYCKKNNHTESECRKKQKKDDPKKDHQSNKECYNCGKLGHFANQCYSKKKEKAHVSLEEDSNEDHMLFSASEAATTVMEDVWLVDSGATNHMTKEEN; this is translated from the exons ATGAAGAATCAAGTAATCCCCATATTTGATGGAGAGAAGTACGACTTCTGGAGCATCAAGATGACAACCATTCTCAAGACCATGAAGTTATGGTCTGTGGTTGAAGAAGGCGTAGCATCCCCACCAGCACAAGTGGAAGAGACCCCTGAAACGGCAAGGGAAAGATCGCTTAGAGAAGATGCGATGATGAACGATACATTGGCGTTGCAAATTTTGGAAACTACTGTATCGGATCATATCTTCTCACAGATTGCAGCAGTATCAACATCCAAAGAGGCGTGGGATGCATTGAAGGAAGAATATGAAGGCTCTCCTCAAGTTCATTTGATTAAGCTTCAAACGTTGCGAATGGAGTATGAAAATCTGAAGATGTATGAAAATGAAGACATTAAGGTCTTCACGGATAAGATAGTTGAATTG GCTCATGAAGCAAGGCTGGCTGCAAGAGAGGAAAGCACCAGTGAAGGAGCATTCGATGCTCGTGTTAAGCACGAAAATTCTGGTGTTACATCAGACAACTCAAAGCGCCGAGGAGGCAAAAAGTGGTGTGGTTACTGCAAGAAGAATAATCATACCGAGAGCGAGTGTCGGAAGAAACAGAAGAAGGATGACCCAAAGAAGGATCACCAAAGTAACAAGGAGTGTTACAATTGTGGCAAGTTAGGCCATTTTGCAAATCAGTGCTactcaaagaagaaagagaaggcaCATGTGAGTCTCGAAGAAGACTCGAATGAAGATCACATGTTATTCAGTGCAAGCGAAGCAGCAACAACAGTGATGGAAGATGTTTGGTTAGTAGACAGTGGAGCAACTAATCATATGACAAAGGAGGAGAATTAG